The Candidatus Koribacter versatilis Ellin345 genome has a segment encoding these proteins:
- the cyoE gene encoding heme o synthase translates to MSSVTQPLAVPRPGVASLLRDYSELTKARVTTLIVMTAWTGAFFGAAKSGLPLVSWTLFHALLGIGLVSGGTAAMNEVIERESDARMRRTAIRPLVTGSMSLGHGMVVSLVMMIGGAGYLGLMTNWLTAALALMTSVVYLMAYTPLKKIHPICTTIGAFPGAMPPVLGWTAIRGHLGWEAVALFAILFFWQFPHFHSIAWLYRDDYANAGIRMLPVVERDGRSTAREIVIYAAFLLPITLTPFLLRFAGRIYFLAALVLGSMLFWVSLRMFTMNLAPSSPHSKKYARQLLLASVTYLPLLFAVMMLDRTI, encoded by the coding sequence ATGAGTTCGGTCACACAGCCGCTTGCGGTTCCCCGCCCGGGTGTTGCGTCGCTTCTCCGCGACTACTCTGAATTGACCAAGGCCCGCGTCACCACGCTCATCGTGATGACCGCCTGGACCGGCGCATTCTTCGGCGCGGCCAAATCAGGATTGCCGCTGGTGAGTTGGACGCTGTTCCATGCGCTGCTCGGCATCGGTCTCGTCTCCGGCGGTACAGCCGCGATGAACGAAGTGATCGAGCGTGAGTCCGACGCGCGCATGCGCCGCACCGCCATCCGTCCGCTAGTGACCGGCAGCATGAGCCTGGGCCATGGCATGGTCGTCTCGCTGGTAATGATGATCGGCGGCGCCGGCTATCTTGGCCTCATGACCAATTGGCTCACCGCTGCACTCGCGCTGATGACCAGCGTGGTCTACCTGATGGCGTATACGCCGTTGAAGAAGATCCACCCCATCTGCACCACCATCGGCGCCTTCCCTGGCGCGATGCCGCCGGTGCTCGGCTGGACCGCCATCCGCGGGCATCTCGGGTGGGAAGCAGTTGCGTTGTTCGCCATTCTGTTCTTCTGGCAGTTCCCGCACTTCCATTCCATCGCATGGCTCTACCGTGACGACTACGCGAATGCGGGAATCCGCATGCTGCCCGTGGTCGAACGCGATGGCCGCTCTACGGCGCGCGAGATCGTGATCTACGCAGCCTTCCTGTTGCCGATCACCCTGACACCGTTCCTGCTGCGTTTTGCCGGAAGAATCTACTTCCTGGCGGCGCTGGTGCTTGGCAGCATGCTTTTCTGGGTGAGTCTCCGCATGTTCACCATGAACCTGGCGCCCAGCTCACCGCATTCCAAGAAATACGCGCGACAGTTGCTGCTGGCGTCCGTGACGTACCTGCCACTGCTATTCGCGGTGATGATGCTGGATCGGACGATCTAA
- a CDS encoding protein kinase domain-containing protein → MSLAPGTILGAYEIRAPLGAGGMGEVYRAHDRRLDREVAIKVLPSSVTDDPERLLRFEQEARAAGALNHPNILAVYQFATDPTGVSYLVTELLDGETLRERLKHGPIPLRKAIEYGVQIANGLAAPHEKGIVHRDLKPENLFITKDGRVKILDFGLAKIGQAQSATVGPTLTRVTEPGLVMGTVGYMSPEQVRGQDVDYRSDIFAFGGILYEMITGKQTFDKPTSPDIMAAILNEDPRPISQVVPSTPPGLQRVVSRCLEKNPEQRFQSSSDLAFALKELSDSTMTAVTGAHVAPDKRSNLRTPILLGLLACVAATALGAWIANRTSSIPRVSNYVQLTRDGRPKSLVAVDGSRLLMIAAFEDSQGMGEMSINGGEPRKTVSLPGDFVGIALSPDASQLIAIRRAPSAVAAPLWIAATLGGSPRPLGDYVAQAANWSSDGNRIVFSNLGDIFVGDRSGAPARKVASVGAAVLSNMIFSPDGRSLRFDRQDRGDTPPTVWEVGLDGTNLHRVFPGFTSPPDFECCGGWTPDGKFYVFESGGQLWTAPPSKLFQRTPPKPVQITSSPIALSSHAFDKAGKKLYVVGSTRRGELMRWDAKSRQFLPILGGISAEFAAFSKDGQWVAYVEFPQGNLWRSRTDGSDRLQLTYDGEYAMMPQWSPDGQTIVFFESPAGKLGHMFEVSVSGGAPRQILPGATKNQQDPNYSPDGSKIMFGGASGLPDSTIQILDVKTRQVTTLPGSEGLFSPRWCADGRHIPALSGDFTRVAVYDMQTQKWKDIASGNLGWLNCSKDSQYVYMLSTDQKGGSIDRVSLKDGKREQVKSLEAFVPVGIYNNSLTLGLDDSPMITRNAGTQDVYALDFEEP, encoded by the coding sequence ATGTCTCTGGCGCCTGGAACGATCCTGGGAGCGTATGAAATCCGTGCACCGCTCGGAGCGGGTGGCATGGGCGAGGTGTATCGCGCGCACGACCGCCGGCTTGACCGCGAAGTGGCGATCAAGGTCCTGCCCAGTTCGGTCACCGACGATCCCGAACGCCTGCTCCGATTTGAGCAAGAAGCCCGGGCCGCGGGGGCCTTGAACCACCCCAACATTCTTGCCGTCTATCAATTTGCAACCGATCCGACTGGTGTCAGCTATCTCGTTACCGAGTTGCTCGACGGCGAAACCCTGCGCGAACGTCTAAAGCATGGGCCGATCCCGCTGCGCAAAGCCATCGAGTACGGTGTGCAAATCGCGAACGGCCTTGCCGCACCGCACGAGAAGGGAATCGTTCACCGCGACCTCAAGCCTGAGAACCTCTTCATCACCAAGGACGGGCGGGTAAAAATTCTCGACTTCGGCCTCGCCAAGATTGGGCAAGCTCAGTCGGCGACGGTCGGACCGACGCTCACGCGCGTCACCGAACCCGGCTTGGTCATGGGGACGGTAGGCTATATGTCCCCTGAACAGGTGCGCGGCCAGGATGTTGACTATCGCTCCGACATCTTTGCCTTCGGCGGCATTCTCTACGAAATGATCACGGGCAAGCAGACCTTCGACAAGCCGACCTCGCCCGACATCATGGCCGCGATCTTGAATGAAGACCCGCGGCCGATATCACAAGTTGTTCCGAGCACGCCTCCGGGCTTGCAGAGAGTTGTCAGCCGATGTCTTGAAAAGAATCCAGAGCAGCGCTTCCAGTCGTCGTCGGACCTGGCGTTTGCGTTGAAGGAGCTCTCGGATTCGACGATGACGGCGGTGACCGGCGCGCACGTCGCTCCCGATAAGCGGAGCAATCTCCGTACGCCGATTCTTCTCGGATTGCTGGCCTGCGTGGCAGCGACCGCGCTTGGGGCATGGATTGCAAACCGCACCTCGTCCATTCCCCGGGTTTCGAATTATGTTCAGCTTACCCGTGATGGAAGGCCGAAGAGCCTTGTCGCGGTGGATGGCTCCAGACTGCTCATGATCGCCGCGTTTGAAGACTCCCAGGGGATGGGAGAGATGTCCATCAACGGCGGTGAGCCCAGGAAGACGGTGAGCCTTCCCGGCGATTTTGTTGGGATTGCCCTTTCGCCCGACGCCTCCCAACTTATCGCGATTCGAAGGGCGCCCTCTGCCGTGGCGGCTCCGCTATGGATCGCCGCCACGCTGGGCGGCTCACCACGTCCACTGGGCGACTACGTTGCGCAAGCGGCAAACTGGTCTTCGGATGGCAATCGCATCGTCTTTTCAAATTTGGGAGATATTTTCGTCGGGGACCGCAGTGGCGCACCTGCGCGCAAAGTGGCAAGCGTCGGAGCCGCTGTTTTGTCGAACATGATTTTCTCTCCCGATGGGCGTTCTCTGCGCTTCGATCGCCAGGACCGAGGCGATACACCGCCAACGGTGTGGGAAGTGGGATTGGACGGCACAAATCTGCACCGCGTCTTCCCGGGCTTCACTTCACCGCCAGACTTCGAATGTTGCGGCGGATGGACTCCGGATGGCAAGTTCTACGTATTCGAGTCAGGTGGACAGCTCTGGACAGCTCCGCCGTCCAAGCTTTTCCAACGCACGCCTCCGAAGCCGGTGCAGATTACCTCGAGCCCCATCGCACTCTCGTCTCACGCTTTCGACAAAGCCGGCAAGAAGCTGTACGTCGTGGGCTCGACCCGGCGCGGCGAGCTTATGCGCTGGGACGCCAAGAGCAGGCAGTTCCTGCCGATTTTGGGCGGTATTTCGGCCGAGTTCGCCGCGTTCTCGAAAGATGGTCAGTGGGTGGCGTACGTCGAATTCCCACAAGGGAATTTGTGGCGCAGCCGGACTGACGGCAGTGACCGGCTCCAACTCACCTATGACGGCGAATACGCCATGATGCCGCAGTGGTCTCCGGATGGGCAGACCATTGTTTTCTTCGAATCGCCTGCGGGAAAATTGGGCCATATGTTCGAAGTGAGTGTCTCCGGCGGAGCGCCGCGCCAGATTTTGCCGGGCGCGACTAAAAATCAGCAGGACCCGAATTATTCACCTGATGGATCCAAGATTATGTTCGGAGGGGCGTCTGGTCTGCCCGACTCCACAATTCAAATCCTCGATGTCAAAACTCGCCAGGTAACTACGCTACCCGGTTCAGAAGGGCTCTTCTCGCCGCGTTGGTGTGCGGACGGGCGTCATATCCCGGCACTGTCGGGTGATTTCACTCGTGTCGCGGTGTACGACATGCAAACCCAGAAGTGGAAGGACATCGCATCCGGCAATCTTGGATGGCTGAATTGCTCCAAAGATAGCCAGTACGTTTATATGCTGTCGACCGATCAGAAGGGCGGCAGCATTGATCGCGTCAGTTTGAAGGACGGCAAACGCGAGCAGGTGAAATCGTTGGAAGCCTTTGTGCCCGTGGGTATCTACAACAACTCGCTCACCCTCGGCCTTGACGACTCACCTATGATTACGCGGAACGCCGGCACGCAGGACGTGTACGCATTGGACTTCGAAGAGCCGTAG
- a CDS encoding ABC transporter ATP-binding protein — MSVSTTIPASPAANAAGTGASVIEVQDLRHTYDKRVALDGVSFAVRPAEIFGLLGPNGSGKTTMFRILSTLMIPTGGRALIQGHDAAKDPAALRREIGVVFQAQSIDVKLTAAENLTHIGHLYGLKGAALKQRVDEMLRRVRLDDRANERAETFSGGMQRRLELAKGLLHHPSVLLLDEPTTGLDPGARRDLWQYLQVLRDEERVTVIVTTHLMEEAEKCDRLAILSSGKLVALGTPAELKREIGGDVIVLETEHPEALAEHINQRFGVEATALDGKVRFEREQGHRFVTDVVEAFPGEIQSISVAKPTLEDVFIHRTGHRFWTEDEQAKQAEAAGKKKKKK, encoded by the coding sequence GTGAGTGTTTCCACGACAATTCCTGCGTCTCCGGCGGCCAATGCTGCGGGGACGGGCGCGTCCGTGATCGAAGTGCAGGACCTGCGCCATACCTATGACAAACGAGTGGCGCTCGACGGAGTTTCCTTCGCCGTCCGACCGGCTGAGATTTTCGGGCTCCTCGGGCCGAACGGCAGCGGCAAGACCACCATGTTCCGCATCCTCTCGACGCTGATGATCCCAACCGGCGGCCGGGCGCTAATCCAGGGGCACGATGCTGCGAAGGATCCGGCGGCATTGCGGCGCGAGATCGGCGTGGTCTTCCAGGCCCAGAGCATCGACGTGAAGCTGACTGCCGCCGAGAACCTGACCCACATCGGACATCTCTACGGCCTGAAAGGCGCAGCACTGAAGCAGCGTGTGGACGAAATGCTGCGGCGCGTGCGGTTGGACGATCGCGCGAACGAGAGGGCCGAAACGTTTTCGGGCGGTATGCAGCGAAGACTCGAGTTGGCGAAGGGACTTCTTCATCATCCCAGTGTTCTCTTGCTCGACGAGCCGACAACCGGACTTGATCCCGGAGCGCGGCGCGATCTTTGGCAGTATCTCCAGGTGTTGCGCGATGAAGAACGCGTGACCGTGATCGTCACGACTCACCTGATGGAAGAGGCTGAGAAGTGCGACCGCCTGGCGATTTTGAGCTCCGGCAAATTAGTTGCTCTCGGTACGCCGGCAGAATTGAAGCGGGAAATTGGCGGCGACGTGATCGTGCTCGAGACCGAGCATCCAGAGGCGTTAGCGGAGCACATTAACCAACGCTTCGGCGTGGAAGCCACCGCGCTCGACGGCAAAGTTCGCTTCGAGCGTGAGCAGGGACATCGCTTCGTGACCGACGTGGTCGAGGCCTTCCCCGGCGAGATTCAGTCCATCTCCGTCGCCAAGCCGACGCTCGAGGACGTATTCATCCATCGCACCGGCCACCGTTTCTGGACAGAAGACGAGCAAGCCAAGCAGGCCGAAGCCGCCGGCAAGAAAAAGAAGAAAAAGTGA
- a CDS encoding ABC transporter permease: MASIPAVAPRVQINPGTMIPSFSLWKREVVRFYRQRARVIGVILSPLLFWIVIGSGFGRSFRGGAGAGEHYLAFFFPGALTMIVLFTSIFTMMSVIEDRNEGFLLSVLVAPVSRSVIVLGKVLGGTTLAAVQGLIFLVFAPLIGVHFTLTSFLLIALTVFLVAFSLTALGFAIAWPMDSTQAFHAIINLFLVPLWMLSGSMFAVKDASKWLGYLMLINPLTYGTEAIRGLMYPEMAEPNFPVGMDLAILGGFALVMFAIAFALANRRTTRPSA; encoded by the coding sequence ATGGCATCGATTCCCGCAGTAGCACCAAGAGTTCAGATCAATCCGGGCACCATGATTCCGTCGTTCTCGTTATGGAAGCGCGAGGTGGTGCGCTTCTATCGCCAGCGGGCGCGCGTTATCGGTGTCATTCTGTCGCCGCTGCTCTTCTGGATAGTGATCGGTTCGGGCTTTGGGCGTTCCTTCCGCGGCGGCGCCGGCGCCGGCGAACACTATCTCGCGTTCTTCTTCCCCGGCGCACTAACAATGATCGTCCTCTTTACCTCGATCTTCACCATGATGTCGGTAATCGAGGACCGCAACGAGGGCTTCCTGCTCTCGGTGCTCGTCGCCCCGGTGAGCCGCTCCGTGATCGTGCTCGGTAAAGTGCTGGGCGGGACGACTCTTGCGGCCGTTCAAGGTCTGATCTTCCTCGTCTTCGCGCCGCTGATTGGCGTGCACTTCACGCTGACCAGCTTCCTGTTGATTGCTCTGACAGTGTTTCTGGTCGCGTTCTCGCTGACCGCGCTCGGCTTCGCGATTGCCTGGCCGATGGATTCGACACAAGCCTTCCACGCGATCATCAACTTGTTCCTGGTGCCACTGTGGATGCTCTCCGGTTCGATGTTTGCCGTAAAGGACGCGTCAAAATGGCTCGGCTATTTGATGCTCATCAATCCGCTGACCTACGGCACCGAGGCGATCCGCGGCCTGATGTATCCGGAGATGGCGGAGCCGAACTTTCCCGTCGGCATGGATCTCGCTATCCTAGGCGGGTTTGCGCTAGTGATGTTCGCGATCGCATTCGCGCTGGCCAATCGACGGACGACGAGACCCTCGGCCTAA
- a CDS encoding DUF420 domain-containing protein, which translates to MQVDLSIFPVINASLNGAAAVLIGTGVYFIKTNRREIHRKFMIAAVSCSALFLVCYLTYHGLLGAQSGSVRKHFAGPPLARDVYFTILTSHTILAVVIVPLVLITLSRGLKARYVQHRAIARWTYPLWMYVSVTGVVIYLMLYKIYV; encoded by the coding sequence ATGCAAGTCGACCTTTCCATCTTCCCTGTCATCAACGCCAGCCTGAACGGCGCGGCCGCCGTCCTCATTGGCACCGGCGTTTATTTCATCAAGACCAACCGCCGCGAGATCCACCGCAAGTTCATGATCGCCGCCGTGAGTTGCTCGGCACTGTTCCTGGTCTGCTATCTGACGTATCACGGGCTCCTGGGGGCGCAAAGCGGGTCGGTGCGAAAGCATTTCGCGGGGCCGCCGCTAGCGCGCGATGTCTATTTCACCATCCTGACCTCGCACACGATCCTGGCGGTGGTCATTGTGCCGCTGGTATTAATCACGCTCAGCCGCGGATTGAAGGCCAGGTACGTCCAGCACCGGGCGATAGCGCGCTGGACCTATCCGCTGTGGATGTATGTGAGCGTGACCGGAGTGGTGATCTATCTCATGCTCTACAAGATCTACGTTTAG
- a CDS encoding single-stranded DNA-binding protein: MAKSVNKVILVGNVGKDPEVKYTPQGTAIARFSVATSERFKDKQGEWQDRTEWHSITAWQKLAEIVGEYVKKGNKIYIEGRLRTDSWDDQKTGEKKYRTEIVANDIVLLGGRGGGEGGGEEGGGGFRRKESSSGGGFDQRPSGGNDFDSAPAASTGITDDDIPF, from the coding sequence ATGGCAAAGAGCGTTAATAAAGTCATTCTCGTCGGCAACGTGGGCAAAGACCCCGAAGTGAAATACACCCCGCAAGGGACGGCCATTGCCCGCTTCAGCGTTGCGACTTCCGAACGGTTCAAGGACAAGCAGGGCGAGTGGCAGGACCGCACCGAGTGGCACAGCATCACGGCCTGGCAGAAGCTGGCCGAGATCGTCGGCGAATACGTGAAGAAGGGCAACAAGATCTACATCGAGGGGCGCCTGCGCACCGATAGCTGGGACGACCAGAAGACCGGCGAAAAGAAGTATCGTACCGAGATTGTCGCCAACGACATCGTGCTGTTGGGCGGTCGCGGTGGTGGCGAGGGCGGCGGCGAAGAAGGTGGCGGCGGCTTCCGTCGCAAAGAGTCGTCCTCCGGCGGCGGGTTCGACCAGCGCCCCAGCGGCGGCAACGACTTCGATTCCGCACCAGCGGCTAGTACCGGGATTACGGACGACGATATTCCGTTCTAA
- the corA gene encoding magnesium/cobalt transporter CorA produces MNPIFPHLAWYDISDPASPELDELARRFHLHELQIEDCRHRPQRPKAEEHDHYIFTVLKHIHPHDELTFDDVDVFLGKDFLITVRNEDAPFFEHVRARAEQEKVDRLDRLFYFIVDRVVDGYQPELDKLDDQISEIEDVVLDHPSPEILSNIFSLKRNLVEFRRVASGMREVVLALTRREKGLLGDDLDPYFRDIYDHIIRTVDMVETYRDLLSGALDIYLSAVANRTNEVMKVLTIWGTIALPLVIITGFFGMNLKLPWQNDPHGTWYAVALMAISTVGILIYFKMKKWF; encoded by the coding sequence ATGAATCCCATCTTCCCGCATCTCGCCTGGTACGACATCTCCGACCCCGCTTCGCCTGAGCTTGACGAGCTGGCCCGCCGCTTTCATCTGCATGAACTGCAAATTGAGGATTGCCGGCATCGTCCGCAACGGCCCAAAGCCGAGGAGCATGACCACTACATCTTTACCGTGCTGAAGCACATTCATCCGCACGATGAGCTGACCTTTGACGATGTGGACGTCTTCCTGGGCAAGGATTTCCTGATCACCGTGCGTAACGAGGACGCGCCTTTCTTCGAACACGTTCGCGCGCGGGCGGAGCAGGAGAAGGTGGACCGGCTCGACCGGCTGTTCTACTTCATCGTGGACCGCGTTGTAGACGGCTACCAGCCGGAGCTCGACAAGCTGGACGACCAAATCTCGGAGATTGAAGACGTCGTTCTCGATCACCCTTCGCCCGAGATACTGTCGAACATCTTCTCGTTGAAGCGAAACCTGGTTGAGTTCCGCCGCGTGGCCAGCGGAATGCGCGAAGTGGTTCTGGCGCTCACGCGCCGCGAGAAAGGTCTGCTCGGCGACGATCTCGACCCCTACTTCCGCGATATCTACGACCACATCATCCGCACCGTGGACATGGTCGAAACCTACCGCGACCTGCTCTCCGGCGCGCTCGACATCTACCTCTCCGCCGTCGCCAACCGCACCAACGAAGTGATGAAGGTGCTGACGATCTGGGGCACGATCGCGCTGCCGCTGGTGATTATCACCGGCTTCTTCGGCATGAACTTGAAGCTGCCGTGGCAGAACGATCCGCATGGAACGTGGTACGCGGTCGCGCTGATGGCGATCTCGACGGTGGGGATTCTGATCTATTTCAAAATGAAGAAGTGGTTCTGA
- a CDS encoding tetratricopeptide repeat protein has translation MRWILVAWMLLWCVAFAVAGDATQSAADQAFAKSDWPQVIALYGSKAKSDPNDAQAWYRMGRGLEETKEYAQAQDAFRHAAELKYPIPTVWVHLAANAAAAGHHEDALKTLESMAGNGFAFPKLIESEERFASVKSDPRFGAALQKIDYNSSPCDDPSHPEFRQFDFWVGEWNVFDRQQGYQVGESSVQKIIHDCVIYENWTGWLGPIGKSFNKYDATSKQWEQYWVDEGPTRQFYEGHYDNKRMLYTSAFTNAQGQRVMSRLTFFDQPDGSVRQFLETSNDEGKTWQVGYDFVYRRK, from the coding sequence ATGCGGTGGATATTAGTTGCATGGATGCTTCTATGGTGCGTGGCGTTTGCGGTGGCGGGGGATGCAACGCAGAGCGCTGCCGACCAGGCATTTGCAAAGTCGGATTGGCCGCAGGTGATTGCTCTCTACGGCTCGAAGGCCAAATCCGATCCGAACGATGCGCAGGCATGGTATCGGATGGGACGCGGCCTTGAAGAAACCAAGGAATACGCGCAGGCGCAGGACGCCTTTCGACACGCGGCAGAACTTAAATATCCCATCCCAACGGTCTGGGTGCACCTGGCGGCAAATGCCGCGGCCGCCGGACATCACGAAGACGCCCTGAAAACGCTGGAGTCCATGGCCGGCAACGGCTTCGCCTTCCCAAAGCTAATTGAATCGGAGGAGCGCTTCGCTTCCGTTAAAAGCGACCCTCGCTTCGGCGCCGCACTGCAGAAGATTGACTACAACAGCAGTCCCTGCGACGACCCTAGTCATCCGGAGTTTCGCCAGTTTGATTTCTGGGTCGGCGAATGGAATGTGTTCGATCGTCAGCAGGGATACCAGGTTGGCGAGAGCAGCGTGCAGAAAATCATCCACGATTGCGTGATCTATGAGAACTGGACCGGATGGCTCGGCCCCATCGGGAAGAGCTTCAACAAATACGACGCGACCTCCAAACAGTGGGAACAGTACTGGGTGGACGAAGGGCCGACCCGCCAGTTCTACGAGGGACACTACGACAACAAGCGCATGCTCTACACCTCCGCCTTCACCAACGCGCAGGGCCAGCGGGTGATGTCGAGACTCACGTTCTTCGATCAGCCGGACGGCAGCGTGCGGCAGTTTCTCGAGACCTCGAACGATGAAGGGAAGACCTGGCAGGTGGGGTATGACTTTGTGTATCGGAGAAAGTAA
- a CDS encoding SET domain-containing protein, with protein MKKNPKRNSHFAIIRSSRIHAAGVFSTQAIKKGTLILEYDGPRLSKEAADIVYENRKDTYLFGIGDGTQVIDGHSMAMFVNHSCDPNCETAEYDDQIWIQAMRDIEPGEELVYDYYLYDGEEEAPCYCGAKTCRGTMYGVSPSSQKKK; from the coding sequence TTGAAGAAGAATCCCAAGCGCAACTCGCACTTCGCAATCATCCGCAGCTCCCGCATTCATGCCGCCGGCGTTTTCTCAACCCAGGCGATCAAAAAGGGCACGCTCATCCTCGAATACGACGGTCCGCGCCTTTCCAAAGAAGCGGCCGACATCGTCTATGAAAACCGAAAAGATACCTATCTCTTCGGCATTGGGGACGGAACGCAGGTAATTGATGGCCATTCCATGGCTATGTTCGTTAACCACTCGTGCGATCCGAACTGCGAAACCGCGGAATACGACGACCAGATCTGGATTCAGGCCATGCGCGACATCGAGCCCGGCGAAGAGCTCGTGTACGACTACTATCTTTACGATGGCGAGGAAGAAGCGCCCTGCTACTGCGGAGCAAAGACCTGTCGCGGAACGATGTACGGAGTGAGCCCCTCGAGCCAGAAGAAGAAGTAG